Proteins from a genomic interval of Scophthalmus maximus strain ysfricsl-2021 chromosome 22, ASM2237912v1, whole genome shotgun sequence:
- the cct3 gene encoding T-complex protein 1 subunit gamma, which produces MFGQQVLVLNQNMKRESGRKVQTGNINAAKTIADVIRTCLGPRAMMKMLLDPMGGIVMTNDGNAILREIQVQHPAAKSMIEISRTQDEEVGDGTTSVIILAGEMLSVAEHFLEQQIHPTVVISAYRQALEDMLDALKEVSTPVDTSDRSMMLKIVHSAINTKALSRWSELACGIALDAVRTVELEDNGRKEIDIKKYAKVEKVPGGIIEDSCVLKGVMVNKDVTHPRMRRMIKEPRIVLLDCSLEYKKGESQTDIEISKEEDFARILQMEEEYIQQICEDIIRLKPDLVFTEKGISDLAQHYLVKANITAIRRVRKTDNNRIARACGARIASRTDELREEDVGLGAGLFEVKKIGDEYFTFVTECKDPKACTILLRGASKEILAEVERNLQDAMQVCRNVLLEPFLLPGGGAVEMAVSKRLMVRSRALTGIEQWPYRAVAQALEVIPRTLIQNCGASTIRVLTSLRAKHTQDDSVNWGVDGESGVLSDMTALGIWEPLAVKAQIYKTAVETAILLLRIDDIVSGHKKKDKEDQMGGPGAE; this is translated from the exons ATGTTCGGTCAGCAGGTGCTGGTTCTCA ACCAGAACATGAAGAGGGAGTCGGGTCGTAAAGTCCAGACCGGGAACATCAATGCTGCAAAG acCATCGCAGATGTGATCCGGACCTGTCTCGGCCCGCGGGCCATGATGAAG atgctGCTCGACCCAATGGGAGGCATCGTGATGACCAATGATGGGAACGCCATCCTCAGAGAG atCCAGGTGCAGCATCCCGCGGCCAAGTCGATGATCGAGATCAGTCGCACGCAGGACGAAGAGGTGGGAGACGGGACCACGTCCGTCATCATCCTGG CTGGGGAGATGTTGTCGGTAGCAGAACATTTCCTTGAGCAGCAGATTCATCCCACGGTGGTGATCAGCGCCTACAGACAGGCTCTGGAAGACATGTTGGACGCTCTGAAGGAGGTCAG CACCCCGGTGGACACGTCGGACCGCTCCATGATGCTGAAGATCGTCCACTCTGCCATCAACACCAAGGCTCTGAGCCGCTGGTCCGAACTGGCGTGCGGCATCGCACTGGACGCCGTCCGCActgtggagctggaggacaacGGGCGCAAAGAGATCGACATCAAGAAGTACGCCAAGGTGGAGAAG GTTCCCGGTGGGATCATCGAGGACTCGTGCGTCCTGAAAGGAGTCATGGTGAACAAGGACGTGACTCATCCTCGCATGAGACGCATGATCAAAGAGCCTCGCATCGTCTTGCTGGACTGTTCTCTGGAGTACAAGAAGGGAGAGAgccag ACCGACATCGAGATCAGTAAGGAGGAAGACTTCGCCAGGATCCTGCAGATGGAGGAAGAATACATCCAGCAAATCTGTGAGGACATCATCCGCCTGAAGCCAGACCTGGTGTTCACTGAGAAGGGCATCTCAG aTCTGGCGCAGCACTACCTGGTGAAGGCAAACATCACGGCGATCCGCCGTGTCAGGAAGACGGACAACAACCGCATCGCCAG GGCGTGCGGGGCTCGTATCGCCAGTCGGACCGACGAGCTTCGTGAGGAAGATGTGGGTTTGGGGGCGGGGCTGTTCGAGGTGAAGAAGATCGGCGACGAGTATTTCACCTTCGTCACCGAGTGCAAAGACCCTAAAGCCTGCACCATCCTGCTGCGAGGGGCGAGCAAGGAGATCCTGGCG GAGGTGGAGAGGAACCTGCAGGACGCCATGCAGGTGTGTCGCAACGTGCTGCTCGAGCCCTTCCTGTTGCCGGGCGGCGGCGCCGTGGAGATGGCGGTGTCCAAGCGTCTGATGGTGCGCTCCCGCGCGCTGACCGGCATCGAACAGTGGCCGTACCGCGCCGTGGCCCAGGCCCTGGAGGTCATCCCCCGCACCCTGATCCAGAACTGTGGAGCGTCCACCATCCGAGTGCTCACCTCGCTCAGG GCCAAACACACTCAGGACGACAGCGTGAACTGGGGCGTGGACGGAGAGAGCGGCGTTCTGTCCGACATGACGGCACTGGGCATCTGGGAGCCACTTGCCGTCAAGGCTCAGATCTACAAGACCGCTGTTGAG ACAGCCATTTTGTTGCTGCGCATTGACGACATCGTCTCCGGTCacaagaagaaagacaaagaggatcAGATGGGAGGACCAGGCGCTGAGTAG